One stretch of Nitrospirota bacterium DNA includes these proteins:
- a CDS encoding type II toxin-antitoxin system RelE/ParE family toxin, with amino-acid sequence MKVRLISTANFELDEAVRYYDHQLPGLGFRFFQETSAAIERISFMPDAWTKVGIETRRCILKGFPYALLYVIEKEEILITAVAHLHRNPEHYKDRIR; translated from the coding sequence TTGAAGGTTCGGCTTATATCCACTGCTAACTTTGAATTGGATGAAGCTGTAAGGTACTATGACCATCAGTTGCCCGGTCTGGGTTTTCGCTTTTTTCAGGAAACATCAGCAGCTATAGAACGTATTAGTTTTATGCCGGATGCATGGACAAAAGTAGGCATTGAAACACGGCGCTGTATCCTAAAAGGTTTCCCTTATGCTCTTCTTTATGTGATCGAAAAAGAAGAAATATTAATAACAGCAGTGGCACACCTTCACAGAAATCCGGAACATTATAAAGATAGAATCAGATAA
- a CDS encoding addiction module protein has protein sequence MKTIDQLAKQAMVLKPTERIRLVEAILYSLDKPDPEIENSWIAESEARYKAYKRGELEAIEWEEIRKRYER, from the coding sequence ATGAAGACTATAGATCAACTGGCAAAACAAGCAATGGTGCTTAAGCCGACAGAAAGAATTCGGTTAGTTGAAGCTATTTTATACAGCCTTGATAAACCTGATCCGGAAATCGAAAATAGTTGGATTGCTGAATCTGAGGCTCGATATAAAGCTTATAAGCGGGGAGAGCTTGAGGCAATTGAGTGGGAAGAAATCAGAAAGAGATATGAACGTTGA